In Myxococcus stipitatus, the following are encoded in one genomic region:
- a CDS encoding PA0069 family radical SAM protein gives MKPRPIDNPPNPWASTEVEYLDEIPPSKLEVWEDHSRQVVSHNDSPDVGFSWSVNPYRGCLHACAYCYARPTHQYLDFGAGTDFETRLVVKPRAAELLRDHFERPSWKGETVVFSGVTDCYQPLEASLRLTRACLEVCAEYRNPVGIITKGVLIERDLDVLQRLSHDARLWVSVSLPFHKAELARAMEPYAASPQRRLLAIRRLAEAGINVAVSVAPIIPGLNDEDIHRVLTAAREAGATRAHYNLVRLPGPVKEVFEERLRAKLPLRAERVLHRIRETRGGELNDSRFKHRMRGEGLYAQTIHRLFETTARRVGMRASYITEEAPETFRRPPRKPPPSPQLSLF, from the coding sequence GTGAAGCCCCGTCCCATCGACAATCCGCCCAACCCCTGGGCGAGCACCGAAGTCGAGTACCTGGACGAAATCCCGCCCTCGAAGCTGGAGGTCTGGGAGGACCACAGCCGACAGGTCGTCTCGCACAATGACAGTCCAGACGTGGGCTTCAGCTGGAGCGTCAATCCCTATCGCGGCTGTCTCCACGCGTGTGCGTACTGCTACGCGAGGCCCACCCATCAATATCTGGACTTCGGCGCGGGCACCGACTTCGAGACCCGGCTGGTGGTGAAGCCCCGCGCCGCGGAGCTCTTGAGAGACCACTTCGAGCGCCCCTCGTGGAAGGGCGAGACGGTGGTCTTCAGCGGCGTCACCGACTGTTATCAACCGCTGGAGGCCTCCCTGCGCCTCACCCGTGCCTGCCTGGAGGTCTGCGCCGAGTACCGCAACCCCGTCGGCATCATCACCAAGGGCGTGCTCATCGAGCGGGACCTCGACGTGCTCCAGCGCCTGTCCCACGACGCCCGGCTCTGGGTCAGCGTCAGCCTCCCCTTCCACAAGGCGGAGCTGGCGCGCGCGATGGAGCCCTACGCGGCTTCACCCCAGCGCAGGCTGCTCGCGATTCGCCGCCTCGCGGAGGCCGGAATCAACGTGGCCGTCTCCGTGGCGCCCATCATCCCCGGGCTCAACGACGAGGACATCCACCGCGTGCTCACCGCCGCCCGCGAGGCCGGTGCCACCCGCGCGCACTACAACCTGGTCCGCCTCCCCGGCCCCGTGAAGGAGGTCTTCGAGGAGCGGCTGCGCGCCAAGCTTCCCCTGCGCGCCGAACGGGTCCTGCATCGCATCCGGGAGACACGCGGTGGAGAGCTCAACGACTCCCGCTTCAAGCACCGCATGCGCGGCGAAGGGCTCTACGCGCAGACCATCCACCGGCTCTTCGAGACGACGGCGCGCAGGGTGGGCATGCGCGCCTCGTACATCACCGAGGAGGCACCGGAGACCTTCCGGCGCCCTCCTCGCAAGCCCCCACCCTCACCGCAGCTCAGCCTCTTCTAG
- the serC gene encoding 3-phosphoserine/phosphohydroxythreonine transaminase, with the protein MRVINFNPGPAGLPLPALERAREELLDFQGTGMSVMEHSHRGKEYEAVHDEAIALLTKLVDLPSSHQVLFLTGGASQQFAQVPMNFLTPDTSADYLMTGVWSEKALDEAKYYGKPRVAATTVQPDKHYTRVPRQDELKLDPKAAYVHITTNNTIYGTQWHTYPDVGAVPLVADMSSDFLWKKMDLSRFALSYAGAQKNLGPSGVTMVVASKDFIARGRKDIPKIFRYSIHAENNSLYNTPPTLAIYLVRNVLAWMKDVGGLAQIEAWNRQKADLLYGALDTFSGFYRAPVERESRSVMNVVFHLPTPELDAAFVADAKQQGMVGLKGHRTAGGIRVSTYNAVTVENVRTLVTFMEHFMKTRG; encoded by the coding sequence ATGCGCGTCATCAACTTCAACCCCGGCCCCGCTGGCCTGCCTCTCCCCGCCCTGGAGCGCGCCCGGGAGGAGCTGCTGGACTTCCAGGGCACGGGCATGTCCGTGATGGAGCATAGCCACCGGGGCAAGGAGTACGAGGCCGTCCACGACGAGGCCATCGCCCTGCTGACGAAGCTGGTGGACCTGCCATCCAGCCACCAGGTGCTCTTCCTCACGGGCGGGGCGTCGCAGCAGTTCGCCCAGGTGCCCATGAACTTCCTCACGCCCGACACGAGCGCGGACTACCTCATGACGGGCGTGTGGAGCGAGAAGGCCCTGGACGAGGCGAAGTACTACGGCAAGCCCCGCGTCGCGGCGACGACGGTGCAGCCGGACAAGCACTACACCCGCGTGCCTCGGCAGGACGAGCTGAAGCTGGACCCGAAGGCGGCCTACGTCCACATCACCACGAACAACACCATCTACGGCACGCAATGGCACACGTACCCGGACGTGGGCGCGGTGCCGCTGGTGGCGGACATGAGCTCCGACTTCCTGTGGAAGAAGATGGACCTGTCGCGCTTCGCCCTCAGCTACGCGGGCGCGCAGAAGAACCTGGGCCCCTCGGGCGTGACGATGGTGGTGGCGTCCAAGGACTTCATCGCGCGCGGGCGCAAGGACATCCCGAAAATCTTCCGCTACTCCATCCACGCGGAGAACAACTCGCTCTACAACACGCCCCCCACGCTGGCCATCTACCTGGTGCGCAACGTGCTCGCGTGGATGAAGGACGTGGGAGGCCTGGCGCAAATCGAGGCGTGGAACCGCCAGAAGGCGGACCTGTTGTACGGCGCGCTCGATACGTTCTCCGGCTTCTACCGGGCGCCAGTGGAGCGCGAGTCCCGCTCGGTGATGAATGTCGTGTTTCACCTGCCCACGCCGGAGCTGGACGCGGCCTTTGTCGCTGACGCAAAGCAGCAAGGAATGGTGGGGCTGAAGGGGCACCGCACGGCGGGCGGAATCCGGGTTTCCACGTACAACGCCGTGACTGTGGAGAATGTGCGCACCCTCGTCACCTTCATGGAACATTTCATGAAGACGCGCGGGTAG
- a CDS encoding chalcone isomerase family protein codes for MKATLSAVALCLMFATPAFAKEVAGVNYPETTKVGDKELKLNGVGLRKKVVFKVYTVGLYLENPSKDGAEIVASDQIKRVRMYMLRDLDKKTITDAISDGFKKNAGAKLPELKPKLDTFNAAIPDLKKGDELILTYIPGTGTQVQSTKGGQEISVEGKDFADSLFSVWLGKDPVDGGLKDGMLGKD; via the coding sequence ATGAAAGCCACGCTGTCCGCCGTCGCGCTCTGCTTGATGTTCGCCACGCCTGCCTTCGCCAAGGAAGTGGCTGGAGTGAACTACCCTGAGACCACCAAGGTGGGGGACAAGGAGCTGAAGCTCAACGGAGTCGGCCTGCGCAAGAAGGTTGTCTTCAAGGTCTACACGGTGGGCCTGTACCTGGAGAATCCGTCGAAGGACGGCGCGGAGATTGTCGCGTCGGATCAAATCAAGCGCGTGCGCATGTACATGCTGCGTGATTTGGACAAGAAGACCATCACCGACGCCATCTCCGACGGCTTCAAGAAGAACGCGGGCGCGAAGCTCCCGGAGCTCAAGCCGAAGCTGGACACGTTCAATGCGGCCATCCCGGACCTGAAGAAGGGTGATGAGCTCATCCTGACCTACATCCCCGGCACGGGCACCCAGGTGCAGAGCACCAAGGGCGGCCAGGAGATTTCGGTGGAGGGCAAGGACTTCGCGGACTCGCTCTTCTCGGTGTGGCTGGGCAAGGACCCGGTGGATGGCGGCCTGAAGGACGGCATGCTCGGCAAGGACTGA
- a CDS encoding caspase family protein, translated as MRTLLPILLAALTACATSSSRGTEKGGLVPLRLDEEALSSAYTPRRMALLVGISEFADPAWRNLRYPAKDATDLAAAMLDPARGGFDQVRVLTRPEETTRAAILQALRRLREEAHRPDDVVVVYFSAHGTLARDATGELRRYLVTRDASYRAVAQTALAMDALKAEFDSLPSRRRLLVLASCHSGNGKSLLPKELEKELTGIKSGFYARPLEESSRASMVFAACDWGETAREDEGLRNDIYTHFLIEGLGGGADRNADGAVTATEAHDYARRRTFAFTEGRQRPSAEIMEVGADPVVLSGRIARTGQPELFSYNPRLDGFTLKVDGEPRVELPGGAAVVPGKRTVELTKGGAVLVHREVEVDSGERLPLEQLLSDAFPRRSLSLLGGMFTFADARSRAELLPMAPELAVALRLEDRPLRDFGLQFDVSFSTGKRALMLQPGDDVPFRYTTFSAGVALPYLWRWERLTLFAGPRVAALYLGRSFDVETTAGGQSFFTVSPGVVGGVVLRMGERLELMTQAQLMLTYVVVDGEGQAVGFTGAWAGAGYRF; from the coding sequence GTGAGGACCCTGCTTCCCATCCTGCTGGCGGCGCTGACGGCATGCGCGACCTCTTCGTCCCGCGGGACGGAGAAGGGTGGACTCGTGCCGCTCCGGCTCGACGAGGAGGCCCTGTCCAGCGCGTATACGCCCCGGCGCATGGCGCTGCTGGTGGGCATCTCCGAGTTCGCGGACCCCGCCTGGCGCAACCTGCGCTACCCGGCCAAGGACGCCACGGACCTGGCGGCGGCCATGCTGGACCCGGCGCGTGGAGGATTCGACCAGGTGCGTGTCCTCACGCGCCCCGAAGAGACGACCCGCGCCGCCATCCTCCAGGCGCTGCGGCGGTTGCGCGAGGAGGCCCACCGGCCGGACGACGTGGTGGTCGTCTACTTCTCCGCGCACGGAACCCTCGCCCGCGATGCCACGGGGGAGCTGCGGCGCTACCTGGTGACACGCGATGCGTCCTACCGGGCCGTGGCCCAGACGGCGCTCGCCATGGACGCGCTCAAGGCGGAGTTCGACTCACTGCCCAGCCGGCGGCGGCTCCTGGTGCTCGCGTCGTGTCACAGCGGCAACGGCAAGTCGCTGTTACCCAAGGAGCTGGAGAAGGAGCTGACGGGCATCAAGTCGGGCTTCTATGCGCGGCCGCTGGAGGAGTCTTCACGCGCGTCCATGGTGTTCGCCGCCTGCGACTGGGGCGAGACGGCGCGCGAGGACGAGGGCCTTCGCAACGACATCTACACGCACTTCCTCATCGAGGGACTGGGGGGCGGCGCGGACCGCAACGCGGATGGCGCCGTCACCGCGACGGAGGCCCACGACTACGCGCGCCGCCGCACCTTTGCCTTCACCGAAGGACGCCAGCGCCCCTCGGCGGAAATCATGGAAGTGGGCGCGGACCCCGTGGTGCTGTCGGGACGTATCGCGCGCACGGGCCAGCCGGAGCTGTTCTCGTACAACCCCCGGTTGGATGGCTTCACGCTCAAGGTGGATGGAGAGCCCCGCGTGGAGCTGCCGGGCGGCGCCGCGGTGGTGCCCGGCAAGCGCACGGTGGAATTGACCAAGGGCGGCGCGGTGCTGGTGCACCGCGAGGTGGAGGTGGACTCGGGCGAGCGGCTCCCCCTGGAGCAGCTCCTGTCTGATGCGTTTCCCCGGCGCTCGCTGTCGCTGCTCGGGGGCATGTTCACCTTCGCGGACGCTCGCAGCCGCGCGGAGCTGCTGCCCATGGCGCCGGAGCTCGCGGTCGCCCTGCGGTTGGAGGACCGGCCGCTGCGCGACTTCGGGCTGCAGTTCGACGTGAGCTTCAGCACGGGCAAGCGCGCCCTCATGCTCCAACCGGGGGACGACGTTCCCTTCCGCTACACCACCTTCTCCGCCGGCGTGGCGTTGCCCTACCTGTGGCGATGGGAGCGGCTGACGCTGTTCGCGGGCCCACGTGTGGCCGCCTTGTACCTGGGCCGGTCCTTTGATGTGGAGACAACCGCCGGCGGCCAGAGCTTCTTCACGGTCAGCCCCGGCGTGGTGGGTGGCGTGGTGCTGCGCATGGGAGAGCGCCTGGAGTTGATGACCCAGGCGCAGCTCATGCTCACGTATGTGGTCGTGGATGGGGAAGGACAGGCCGTGGGTTTCACCGGCGCATGGGCCGGTGCGGGGTACCGGTTCTGA
- a CDS encoding patatin-like phospholipase family protein produces the protein MALLPLSLLLSSLPLTAPTVDASPPAPPRREAEPFALTISGGVSLGAYEAGLSWALVRYLRAIEEETRTDLSERHPQLVTATGASAGSINALLVALAWCANEKYPGRIDTIDKNDFRRTWAPVGFDTLFPASEATPFSYVGPRYESTDGLLARQAFKPVIESFHLKLDSRKGPAAGPRYRYPCEVPLGITVTRAVPETIEEAGLRIPRQSFSILWKLEIDSEGNAHIRNQFLSGERSNDALVYLTQTLRSPAESSAPPKRRHTRSGLEPPLKSPASVDADAVIKTIEASSAFPFAFGPVRLSYCAPSCSTGAPLAPSSVSDPACEEIAAGLREAAAPGTLIPPLQVCSQDFFDGGVFDNAPVGVALQQAEQFLTQRPATEPNPLRPLTYLFVDPDFRRHPASPSGVKTKEVPDLGKQIAFIFSAVGTARSFQLQTSIQNKGWNQTLRSHARRTADWLSHLARLAGSPSVQTAPTGKERHAFGWRLTQCLAKPAPEPSTQTCLSTVDPKKVDSEKPVPFSSLVTAALGLRDMLTQSGAMCGRAAPLSAAESLEVSQRLGLAALAQGFLAEELNRSDYGRATPEELQQLRQALLAVTATLGQVLPCAGSRGTGPFSPLKEPLALRKKEAEALAKLKQDRSMVVSSRFSPLASAQLFNFGAFLDEPLRMTDYYIGIYEAAHQLAENFCTEQDPYNAEVWDDEVESRQHCIGAKLKFITGKLGVAESGPASHVFETLAKRELEAVLGKDALPRVLAREEWAWMSAFPPAPKHEFLRDDAFTVSQVLKVLLSKNTFCQDTKARGECPADLDLEELSQGLVKARYLPRSESMRLFLADPTRWTWELVTHSTSRIATIQAEARPDWEFGPALNAVRLLTTRGADLREPLRINASSVPLGQTPSGTFEVTPWLFTLVPYRASIDVAHRGLMLSWFEPTVHPNPDLTVRLGLNPLELRWEDSVRPRVSSSFTPSLAYAVSSLASVGAGPTVEARWREQGREQWALGAEVYADFAQERLRLGLGFRDTPATPWAGLVYLSFADVNGMLFWMTR, from the coding sequence ATGGCGCTCCTCCCGCTATCGCTGCTGCTGAGCTCGCTGCCCCTGACCGCCCCCACCGTCGACGCATCTCCGCCCGCACCTCCCCGGCGGGAGGCAGAGCCCTTCGCCCTGACCATCAGCGGCGGCGTCAGCCTGGGCGCCTACGAAGCCGGGCTCTCGTGGGCCCTGGTGCGCTACCTCCGGGCGATTGAAGAAGAAACCCGGACAGACCTCTCCGAGCGCCATCCCCAACTGGTGACGGCGACAGGTGCCTCGGCCGGCAGCATCAATGCCCTCCTGGTCGCACTCGCCTGGTGCGCGAACGAGAAATACCCAGGCCGCATCGACACCATCGACAAGAACGACTTCCGGCGCACGTGGGCCCCCGTGGGCTTCGATACGCTCTTCCCCGCATCCGAGGCGACGCCATTCTCCTACGTCGGTCCGCGCTATGAATCCACGGACGGACTGCTCGCCCGCCAGGCCTTCAAACCTGTCATCGAGTCCTTCCATCTCAAGCTCGACTCTCGGAAGGGCCCTGCTGCGGGACCACGGTACCGATACCCGTGTGAGGTTCCCCTGGGCATCACCGTCACCCGGGCGGTGCCCGAGACCATCGAGGAGGCGGGACTGCGAATCCCTCGCCAGAGCTTCAGCATCCTCTGGAAGCTGGAGATCGACTCCGAAGGGAACGCACACATCCGCAATCAATTCCTGTCAGGGGAGCGCTCGAATGACGCACTCGTGTACCTCACCCAGACACTCAGGTCGCCCGCCGAGTCCTCCGCTCCCCCGAAGAGACGACACACCCGGTCCGGGCTCGAGCCACCGCTGAAGAGCCCCGCTTCGGTGGATGCCGACGCCGTCATCAAGACCATCGAGGCCTCCAGCGCGTTTCCGTTTGCCTTTGGCCCCGTGCGCCTGTCGTATTGCGCACCGAGCTGCTCGACCGGCGCGCCACTTGCCCCCTCTTCCGTCTCGGACCCGGCCTGTGAAGAGATTGCCGCGGGCCTCAGGGAAGCGGCGGCTCCGGGAACGCTCATCCCGCCGCTCCAGGTGTGCAGCCAGGACTTCTTCGATGGGGGTGTCTTCGACAATGCCCCTGTGGGCGTGGCGCTGCAGCAAGCGGAGCAATTCCTCACACAACGGCCCGCCACAGAGCCCAATCCGTTGCGCCCCCTCACCTACCTCTTCGTGGACCCAGACTTCCGGCGGCATCCCGCCTCTCCTTCTGGAGTCAAAACCAAGGAGGTTCCGGACCTCGGCAAGCAGATTGCCTTCATCTTCAGCGCCGTCGGCACCGCGCGGAGCTTCCAACTGCAAACCTCCATCCAGAACAAGGGATGGAACCAGACGCTGCGCAGCCACGCTCGACGCACGGCGGACTGGTTGTCTCATCTGGCCCGACTCGCGGGCAGTCCCTCCGTCCAGACCGCGCCCACGGGCAAGGAGCGGCATGCATTCGGCTGGCGGCTCACCCAATGCCTGGCGAAGCCGGCACCGGAGCCTTCGACGCAGACATGCTTGTCGACGGTCGACCCGAAAAAGGTCGACAGCGAAAAACCGGTCCCCTTCTCCTCGCTGGTCACCGCGGCCCTGGGTCTGCGAGACATGCTCACCCAGAGCGGCGCCATGTGCGGGAGGGCCGCTCCCCTCTCCGCGGCGGAATCCCTGGAGGTCTCCCAACGGCTGGGATTGGCGGCGCTCGCCCAGGGCTTCCTGGCCGAGGAGCTCAACCGCTCCGACTACGGCCGTGCCACTCCAGAAGAGCTGCAGCAGTTGCGTCAGGCCCTGCTCGCGGTCACCGCGACGCTGGGCCAGGTCCTTCCCTGCGCGGGCTCGCGTGGCACGGGGCCCTTCTCGCCGCTGAAAGAGCCCCTGGCCTTGCGGAAGAAGGAAGCGGAAGCCCTCGCGAAGCTGAAGCAAGACCGCTCGATGGTGGTCTCCAGTCGCTTCTCCCCACTCGCATCCGCCCAGCTCTTCAACTTCGGGGCGTTCCTCGACGAGCCACTGCGGATGACGGATTACTACATCGGCATCTATGAGGCCGCGCACCAGCTCGCGGAGAACTTCTGTACCGAGCAGGACCCGTACAACGCCGAGGTCTGGGATGACGAGGTGGAGTCCCGGCAGCACTGCATCGGCGCGAAGCTGAAGTTCATCACGGGCAAACTGGGCGTGGCGGAGTCCGGCCCCGCATCTCACGTCTTCGAGACCCTGGCGAAGCGGGAACTGGAGGCCGTGCTTGGAAAGGACGCCCTGCCACGAGTCCTGGCGCGCGAGGAATGGGCGTGGATGTCTGCCTTTCCTCCAGCGCCCAAACATGAGTTCCTTCGGGATGACGCCTTCACCGTCTCCCAGGTGCTCAAGGTGCTGTTGTCGAAGAACACGTTCTGCCAGGACACCAAAGCACGCGGCGAGTGCCCGGCGGACCTGGACCTGGAGGAACTCAGCCAGGGGCTGGTCAAGGCGAGGTACCTGCCGCGAAGTGAGTCGATGCGACTCTTCCTCGCCGACCCCACTCGCTGGACATGGGAGCTCGTGACACACAGCACGAGCCGCATCGCCACCATCCAGGCAGAAGCCCGGCCAGACTGGGAGTTCGGTCCGGCCCTCAATGCCGTCCGCCTGTTGACGACCCGCGGGGCGGACCTGCGAGAGCCGCTGCGCATCAATGCGTCCTCCGTCCCGTTGGGCCAGACCCCCTCCGGAACGTTCGAGGTGACACCGTGGCTCTTCACCCTCGTGCCCTACCGGGCCTCCATCGACGTGGCCCACCGGGGCCTGATGCTGAGCTGGTTCGAGCCCACGGTCCATCCCAACCCGGACCTCACCGTGCGACTGGGTCTCAACCCCCTCGAGCTCCGCTGGGAGGATTCAGTCCGGCCCCGGGTCTCGAGCAGCTTCACGCCAAGTCTGGCCTACGCGGTGTCCTCACTCGCCTCGGTGGGGGCGGGGCCCACCGTGGAGGCACGGTGGCGCGAGCAGGGGCGTGAGCAGTGGGCACTTGGCGCGGAGGTGTACGCGGACTTCGCCCAGGAGCGCCTCCGGTTGGGACTCGGCTTCCGCGACACGCCAGCAACCCCTTGGGCGGGGCTCGTCTACCTGAGCTTCGCGGACGTCAACGGGATGCTCTTCTGGATGACCCGGTGA
- a CDS encoding RNA polymerase sigma factor, translating to MGSTEGLAEWVRRAASGETSAFSELYRHTRPQVARLMAGFGTLDSDEVEDVIQETFVRAFRALPRLKEAAAFEAWLLSIARNRARTRLERKASLRRLEDDIADPEPESVPAIPEALQLERDIDAVRQLIDELPEGEEKRTVQLFYIEGELSAREIAERLGVGKSAVTMRLERFRGRIKRELLRRVLAGRWE from the coding sequence GTGGGCTCCACGGAGGGACTGGCGGAGTGGGTGCGGCGCGCGGCGAGTGGGGAGACCTCTGCCTTCAGCGAGCTGTACCGGCACACTCGCCCTCAGGTGGCACGGTTGATGGCGGGGTTCGGGACGCTGGACTCCGATGAGGTGGAGGACGTCATCCAGGAGACCTTCGTCCGGGCGTTTCGCGCCCTTCCGCGCCTGAAGGAGGCGGCGGCCTTCGAGGCGTGGCTGTTGTCCATCGCCCGGAACCGGGCGAGGACCCGGCTGGAGCGCAAGGCGAGCCTGAGGCGATTGGAAGACGACATCGCGGACCCCGAGCCGGAGAGTGTCCCCGCCATCCCCGAGGCGCTCCAGCTCGAGCGGGACATCGACGCCGTCCGCCAGCTCATCGACGAGCTTCCCGAGGGAGAAGAGAAGCGAACAGTCCAGCTCTTCTATATCGAAGGAGAGCTGTCGGCCCGTGAGATTGCCGAGCGGTTGGGCGTTGGGAAAAGCGCCGTCACGATGAGACTCGAGCGCTTCCGGGGTCGTATCAAAAGAGAGTTGCTGCGACGAGTGCTCGCAGGTCGGTGGGAGTGA
- a CDS encoding GlsB/YeaQ/YmgE family stress response membrane protein, which yields MGMGLCAWLVLGGIAGWLASIIKGTNAKMGMFANIATGIVGSMIGGWVFNLLGGRGVTGFNLYSLAVATVGAVILISIVQAIRK from the coding sequence ATGGGCATGGGATTGTGTGCGTGGCTGGTGCTGGGTGGGATCGCCGGCTGGTTGGCGAGCATCATCAAGGGCACGAACGCGAAGATGGGGATGTTCGCCAACATCGCGACGGGCATCGTCGGCTCGATGATTGGCGGCTGGGTGTTCAACCTCCTGGGCGGCCGAGGCGTGACGGGGTTCAACCTCTACTCGCTGGCGGTGGCCACGGTGGGCGCCGTCATCCTCATCAGCATCGTCCAGGCGATACGAAAGTAG